TCCGCCCGCAATCAAGATAGCAGCCTGACCATCCTGAATATGGTTACATATAATAAATTCCCCATAAGGAGCCTTCAACCAGATAGGCATTCCGATTAAAATGGTCTCTTCCATTTTTTTTGTATATAAACCTTTGACGCTATATACAATAGAGACTTCTGTTCTGTCATCAGAACAGGAAGCGATAGAAAAAACTCTTGATTCCGGCCAGAAACCAGAGGTAGGATCATATTCTTCCAACGTCAAATGGAGAAATTGACCAGCTTTAAATCTGGGAAACTTTCTCTCAGATTTAAAAACCAGTTTATATACCTGTCTTCCGTAAGCCTCTATCTCTTTTACAATAGCATTTATTTTTTGCGGGTTGGCCATTCTTTACTCCATGAAACATAAATTTAAAATAACTAGGTTTTGCTGAATAGTCTTCAAGAAGTCTTTTTCAATATTACCCTATATTTGGCCTTATTTTCAGTATTTTTTTTTCACAAATCTTATTAAAGTTTAGAA
This portion of the Oceanispirochaeta sp. M1 genome encodes:
- a CDS encoding FAD-dependent oxidoreductase; this encodes MANPQKINAIVKEIEAYGRQVYKLVFKSERKFPRFKAGQFLHLTLEEYDPTSGFWPESRVFSIASCSDDRTEVSIVYSVKGLYTKKMEETILIGMPIWLKAPYGEFIICNHIQDGQAAILIAGGTGVSPFIPFLNQSGNSTTIQLNYGLRNKDLMIFEEELSSVLNQDNFSMNLYLEETSDQITVSGNLDVKEGLLSVNNILNDIQKKDNSVFFISGPPTMIELFQQQLMQSGILKDKIIIDEWG